Proteins from a genomic interval of Rosa chinensis cultivar Old Blush chromosome 2, RchiOBHm-V2, whole genome shotgun sequence:
- the LOC112190459 gene encoding GATA transcription factor 18 — protein sequence MQRCSSTSSQGHVMGSCSCGLFHTQSNSSFSMLFSMPNNHHKAYDQYEPSDHHHMYSFASPSSVDCTLSLGTPSTRLTAEDGNDDKRGGRHERRSVSNFCWDLLQPKHATSEPKNSSGNRGGAGSNDSLLARRCANCDTTSTPLWRNGPRGPKSLCNACGIRFKKEERRATAAAATSANGATSSGSHSWINNSQTQKMQCYAPSMNGNEFRFMDDHDMMTSHEPADAGGGIPFLSWRLNVTDRPSLVHDFTR from the exons ATGCAGAGGTGCAGTAGTACTAGCTCTCAGGGCCACGTTATGGGGTCATGCTCGTGTGGCTTGTTCCACACCCAGAGCAACTCCTCCTTCTCCATGTTGTTCTCCATGCCGAACAATCATCACAAGGCGTACGATCAATATGAGCCGTCGGATCACCACCACATGTACTCCTTCGCCTCCCCTTCTTCTGTCGATTGCACTCTTTCCCTAGGTACGCCGTCCACTCGTCTCACAGCCGAGGACGGCAACGACGACAAGCGCGGCGGACGGCACGAGCGACGTTCCGTTTCGAACTTCTGCTGGGACTTGTTACAACCCAAGCACGCCACGTCAGAGCCGAAAAACAGCAGCGGCAACCGCGGCGGCGCCGGGAGTAACGATTCGCTTCTGGCTCGCCGCTGCGCCAACTGCGACACCACCTCGACACCGCTCTGGCGAAACGGCCCACGAGGCCCAAAG TCGCTTTGCAATGCCTGTGGAATCCGGTTCAAGAAGGAAGAGAGACGAGCCACCGCCGCAGCCGCCACGTCAGCTAACGGCGCAACCTCGTCCGGCAGCCATTCATGGATTAACAACTCTCAGACTCAGAAAATGCAGTGCTACGCTCCTTCAATGAACGGAAACGAATTCCGGTTCATGGACGATCACGACATGATGACGTCTCACGAACCGGCTGACGCCGGCGGCGGCATTCCCTTCCTTTCGTGGCGCCTCAACGTCACAGACAGACCAAGCCTCGTCCATGACTTCACCAGATAA